The following proteins are encoded in a genomic region of Haloarcula marina:
- a CDS encoding DUF1059 domain-containing protein → MLRCSHPQCSWRAIAPSEEAAWPEYAQHLVETHSTTVEADIPEGMVQLKFDDDGDWITVSVEEAGEIQREGHDED, encoded by the coding sequence ATGTTACGGTGTTCACACCCCCAGTGTTCGTGGCGCGCAATCGCCCCCTCGGAAGAGGCGGCGTGGCCGGAGTATGCACAGCATCTCGTAGAGACTCACTCGACGACGGTGGAGGCGGACATTCCCGAGGGAATGGTCCAACTGAAATTCGACGACGACGGGGATTGGATTACGGTGTCTGTTGAGGAGGCAGGCGAAATCCAGCGGGAAGGTCACGATGAGGACTAA
- a CDS encoding Gfo/Idh/MocA family protein produces the protein MRFGVLSTAKIGRESVIPAIQATSHDVVAIASRDGDRARAVADDLGIDEAYGDYESMLDDANIDAVYNPLPNALHAEWTEAAADAGLHILCEKPLTVDAAEAADLFEYCADRDVTLMEAFMYQFHPRTQRAREIVREELGEIRSVDASFTFRLDDTDDIRMDPKLAGGSLMDVGCYAVSGVRGFLGEPDRAYGHRVDSRSTGVDTTFSGVLEYDDGRTARIGCGFDTPNAERYRVETTDGWLEARNCFGPEPDESVSLSYAVDGREVTETFGAVDHYSLQVDAFAAAIEAGETPRVDRAETMGNMRTIDALARSAELGDPVDIVGTN, from the coding sequence ATGCGATTCGGCGTACTCTCGACGGCGAAGATAGGACGAGAATCTGTTATCCCGGCGATTCAGGCGACGAGCCACGACGTCGTCGCCATCGCGTCACGTGACGGCGACCGCGCCCGAGCGGTCGCGGACGACCTCGGCATCGACGAGGCCTACGGCGACTACGAGTCGATGCTCGACGACGCGAACATCGACGCCGTCTACAATCCCCTTCCCAACGCACTCCACGCCGAGTGGACCGAAGCGGCCGCCGATGCGGGCCTCCACATCCTCTGTGAGAAACCGCTGACCGTCGACGCCGCCGAGGCCGCGGACCTCTTCGAGTACTGCGCCGACCGCGACGTGACACTGATGGAGGCGTTCATGTACCAGTTCCACCCGCGAACCCAGCGCGCGCGGGAAATCGTCCGCGAGGAACTCGGCGAGATACGGTCGGTCGACGCCTCCTTCACCTTCCGACTCGACGACACCGACGACATCCGCATGGACCCCAAACTCGCCGGTGGCAGTCTCATGGACGTGGGCTGTTACGCCGTCAGCGGCGTCCGCGGGTTCCTCGGCGAACCCGACCGCGCGTACGGCCACCGCGTCGACTCTCGGTCTACGGGCGTCGATACGACGTTCTCGGGCGTCCTCGAATACGACGACGGACGGACCGCCCGAATCGGCTGTGGGTTCGACACGCCGAACGCCGAACGCTACCGCGTCGAGACCACCGACGGATGGCTCGAAGCCCGGAACTGCTTCGGCCCGGAACCCGACGAGTCGGTGTCGCTCTCATACGCCGTCGACGGTCGCGAAGTGACCGAGACGTTCGGCGCCGTCGACCACTACTCGCTCCAAGTCGACGCGTTCGCGGCGGCTATCGAGGCCGGTGAGACGCCGCGCGTCGACCGCGCCGAGACGATGGGGAACATGCGGACTATCGACGCCCTCGCGCGGAGCGCCGAACTCGGTGACCCCGTCGACATCGTCGGAACGAACTGA
- a CDS encoding DUF7577 domain-containing protein: protein MMGSEWLFGAIALLVGLHVLTMLYAYRRQGEPAAPTQAEGDERPPLGTDGESRTDGESRTVACAHCGATNERGYQFCRECIADLSTGAPQRHPPEHSQPY, encoded by the coding sequence ATGATGGGGAGCGAATGGTTGTTCGGCGCCATCGCCCTGCTCGTCGGGCTTCACGTCCTGACCATGTTGTACGCCTACCGGCGGCAGGGAGAGCCCGCCGCCCCCACGCAGGCCGAGGGCGACGAGCGACCGCCGCTCGGGACCGACGGAGAGAGCAGGACCGACGGAGAGAGTAGGACCGTCGCCTGTGCGCACTGTGGCGCCACCAACGAGCGGGGCTACCAGTTCTGCCGCGAGTGCATCGCGGACCTCTCGACCGGCGCGCCGCAACGTCACCCACCGGAACACAGTCAGCCCTACTGA
- a CDS encoding DUF1059 domain-containing protein, giving the protein MAKEIVCRDAGYDCDFMIRSENEEELIEVVQQHAQETHDTEMSQEDIRGAWKTV; this is encoded by the coding sequence ATGGCGAAAGAAATCGTCTGTCGAGACGCAGGGTACGACTGTGACTTCATGATTCGTTCCGAAAACGAGGAGGAACTCATCGAAGTCGTCCAACAACACGCACAAGAGACGCATGACACAGAGATGTCCCAAGAGGACATCAGAGGGGCTTGGAAGACGGTCTGA
- a CDS encoding aldo/keto reductase — translation MATPTTALPSGDELPMVGVGTWNLDDETVGDSVRAGLDAGYGHVDTAEGYHNEAAIGDALADYEREDVFLTSKVLPKHLGYESVIASCEASLDRLGTDYLDLYLVHWPNPAISLRETLNAMATLVDRGMVRNVGVSNFSAYQLSAAHHISDVPIAVNQIEYHPWNTQHDVVEYCRETNTVVEAAAPLGRTEVFEDPTIQAIADEYDRSPAQVILKWAVENDVVVLPKSTSPDHVRANADLFGWDLDPEDHQRIDDIGRHQPVYDHPARDWSSDTYGISQ, via the coding sequence ATGGCGACACCAACAACGGCGCTTCCGAGCGGCGACGAACTCCCGATGGTCGGCGTCGGGACGTGGAACTTAGACGACGAGACGGTCGGCGACTCGGTTCGGGCCGGTCTCGACGCCGGATACGGCCACGTCGACACCGCCGAGGGGTACCATAACGAAGCGGCCATCGGCGACGCGTTGGCCGACTACGAACGCGAGGACGTGTTCCTCACCTCGAAGGTCTTGCCGAAACATCTCGGCTACGAGTCCGTCATCGCCTCCTGTGAGGCCTCGCTCGATCGACTGGGGACCGACTACCTCGACCTGTACCTCGTCCACTGGCCCAACCCAGCCATCTCGCTCCGGGAGACGCTGAACGCGATGGCGACGCTCGTCGACCGCGGCATGGTGCGGAACGTCGGCGTCTCGAACTTCAGCGCCTACCAACTCAGCGCCGCCCACCACATCAGCGACGTGCCCATCGCCGTCAACCAAATCGAGTACCACCCGTGGAACACCCAACACGACGTGGTCGAGTACTGTCGCGAGACGAATACGGTGGTCGAGGCCGCCGCACCACTCGGCCGAACCGAGGTATTCGAAGACCCGACGATACAGGCCATCGCCGACGAGTACGACCGCTCGCCCGCGCAGGTAATCCTCAAGTGGGCCGTCGAGAACGACGTCGTCGTCCTCCCGAAATCCACCTCGCCCGACCACGTCCGGGCGAACGCCGACCTCTTCGGCTGGGACCTCGACCCCGAGGACCACCAACGCATCGACGATATCGGACGCCACCAACCGGTGTACGACCATCCCGCACGCGACTGGTCCAGCGACACCTACGGCATCTCCCAGTAA